The genomic interval CCCTGGCTGTCTGCCGACGACATCGCCGCTCACCTGGGCGTCACCAAGGAGACGGTCTACGTCTGGATCGCCGACAAGGGGATGCCAGCACACAAAGTGGGACGTCTCTGGAAGTTCCAGGTCAGCGAAGTCGATGAATGGGTGCGTTCCGGCGGAGCCTCATCAGAGGCCAGCTAACGAATGTCGGAGGTCTGTCATAGTCTGAAAAACTTTCGCGCGTGAGACCGAGCAGCGGAGCAGATGAGGGGAGGAAAGCACGCATGAGCAGCTTCAGGATTGGGCCGGTGAGCGTCGAGGTGCTGGATGGGCAGCACGCGATCGCGGTCGTCCCGCCGAGCCAGTGGCACGGCGATAGGCAGGAGCGCCCCGCACGCGCCGTGCTCGCCAATCTCAAGGCCGACGATGGTCTGCGCGCACAAGTCTCGCTGGTCCGCTGGGATGACAGCGACGAGATCTCGCTCGGCTTCGCCGAGCTGCTCGCTGGCCCGTCGGACTATGAGCGGTTGGAGGACGCCGGGGCGATCTCGCCGAAGCTCGTGGGCGACAAGCTGGTCGCGCGCATTCGCGCGTTGCGCTATGGGAAGACCGGGCGAGCAACCGGCGCGGCGGTCGAGTGGGCGCAGATCAGCGAGTGGGCGGGCGGCGACGCGCAGGCGCTGCTTGCCGACCTCGGCGCGACGCGCACGGGCGCGTATGGCGTGCTGCTGCCGAGCGCGACACGCTTCAAGACCGAGCCGGCCATCGAGGTGCCTATCGCGGACCCGACGGCGTTGTTCGCGGCCTACGCGCTCACGCGCGTCGTGCCGATCATGACCGGCTATGGCAAGGAATCGGTGGAAGGCCCGAACGCATGAGTGGCGTCGACGTTTCCATCGCGCTGCCCGAGGACGAGACGCCTGGCGAACTCATCAAGGGCTACTTCACCCTCATGCGGGCTTTCGGGTGGGATCTCTACGTCACGAGCCACTTCGCGCTGCGGGAATCGTTGGGACCGCAGTGGTTCGCGGCCCGGATCAGCATGCTGAAGGACTCGGACCCGAAGAACTGGCGGCCCAACCACCGCTTCGAGCCGCAAGACCCCGGTGTGATCCTCCGCGACTACATCCACGAGCAGGACTCGCCGTATCTGAGTGTGTTCGGCGGACAGTTCCAGAAGCAGACCGCCGCGAAGAAGATCCTCGCCACGAGGAACACCTGGTTCCACTTCGGCGACGATCCGACGACCACCCAGCTCGAAGAGACGGCAAAGGTGGTGCGCGGATTCGTGCAGTTCAGCGACATGCACATCGCCGGACGCATCGACGCGCTGATCGAGCGCCTGAGCGATCTTCGCACGGGGCGCTATCCCGCGGAGGCCGCGTCGAGTGCGTCAGCGGCGGTTCCTACCGTCGCCGAGCCTGAACCGTTCGACGCGCCAGACGACTTGCCCCGCCCGAGCATCGGCGGCACCTGGGTCGGACCCATCCCCGAGCTGCGCTATCGCATGACTCGTGCGGGCGACGTCGTGCACCCCGACACGATGGAGTCCGTGCGTTCCAGGGTCACCGGAGACTTCGCCGGCAAGGTGCGTGCCTGGACTGCCGTTGAGCCGCGCGGCCGCGAGCTGTGGATCGACCGCGACGGGGCCGTGGGCGGGTTTATCGGGGCCACACCGCGGCTGCTTGGCTACCTCGGCCCCGACCCGGAGGGCGACATCGCCCGCGGGTTCTTCACCCCGCACTTCTACACCGTCGAGGGCGACGAGATCGCCGACGTCGACTCGGGAGAGCGCCGCAAGACACCGTTCGCGCAGGGGCTCGCGGATGGCGCGATGCTTCGGGTGACGACCTACGGCGATGTGCTGCTGGTCGGGGACGAAAGCGCTATCGAACGGGTGGCGACGGTGACGCCAGTCGAGTGGTTTCCAGGGCACCTGGGGTGAGCATGGAGAAAGCAGGGAACGTGTCGGTACTGCAGCTTGACGGGTCGAGCACGGTCGCGTGGGCGGATGCGCCCGCGGGCGCGGCCGATGCCATCGTCGTCCTCGGCCGGGATGACGCTGGGGCAGGAGCGATCCAGGTCGGCGTCGCCCGCCTGAGCGCGCGGCCGACGAAGGGCGTGCTCGATGACCTGTGGAAGTCGCGCGGTACGCGTGCTCCGATGGGCTTCATCGTCGCAGCCGTCACGCCGGACGGCGTATGGATTCACTACCCGTCCGCGGACGCTCCGCCCATCGGCCCCATCACGGTCGGCCAGGCGGAGAGACAGCTTCAGTCTGTGCTGGAGGAGGGGAACGGGCTCGCCGCCCACGGGCGTATTCGTGCCATCCAGGAGGCGATGTCCTCGGCGGGCACGGACGGCTTCTCCAACCACTTCCTGTTCGCCACCTACCACCTGAACCGCGATGTGCCTCGCCGCCCGGATTGGGAGTCGGCGGGCAAGAAGGCGACGCCGATCCTGCCCAAGCGCGGCATCGAGCTGGTCACCGCGCTCGGGTTCGACACCGAGCCCGCGGGGTCGGAGCGGCTGCTCGTCCTGCGCACCTCCAGCGGCCCACGCCGCGCCGTCGCGGTGCTTCTGCGTGACGACGAGCACTTCAATCAGAAGTCCACGACGTACCAGCTCACACCCGTCGCCAAGGCGCTCGAAATCGCTGGCCGCGAGGACGTGCCGTGGGTGATCGCGCTGCGCAAGTCCACCCTGCGGCTCTACCCAGGACGCGACGGTGTCGGCGTCGGCCAGCGCGGGCAGTCCGAGACCTACTTCGAGCTGGATCTCGATCTGCTCGCGCCCGAGCAGGCTGCATTGCTCACACTGATCTTCTCCGCCGAGGCGCTCGACGCGGGCGGCTCCGCGCAGCAGATCCTCGACGGCTCTGGCAAGTACGCCGCCGACCTCGGCACGCGCCTGCGCGACCGTGTGTACGAAGGCGTGGTGCCTCGGGTCGCGCTCGCCATCGCCGATCAGCTCCCGTCGCTCGGGCTCGCGCTCGACGCTCAGGGTCTTCAGATGGCGTACCGCCTGACGATGCGCATCCTGTTCCGGCTGCTCTTCCAGGCGTACGGGGAGGCGACCGAGCTGCTGCCCGCGGGTCGCAACGATCACTACGACGCCAACTCGCTCCAAGCGTTCATCACCCGCGAGATCGGCACCGGCCCCGACCAGTTCTCCACTGAGTCGGCAGCGATCTGGTCGGATCTCGCGCAGGTGTGGGAGGTCATCTTCCACGGCAACTCCCGCTGGGAGGTGCCCGCCTACGGCGGCAGCCTGTTCGACCCGGCTACCGAAGAGGGCGCGCTGCTATCGCGCGTCAAGCTCACCGACAGCGTGATCGGCCCGGCCCTCCAGGAACTCCTTAGCGAGGAGACCGTCGACCGGACCTGGGGGCCGGTCGACTTCCGCAGCCTCCAGGTGCGCGAGTTCGGCACCATCTACGAGGGTCTGCTGGAATCCAGCCTCTCGCTCGCCGAGCAGAACCTCACCGTCGACCGGAACGGCGCATACGTTCCCGCGAAGGATGGCGATGAGGTCGTCGCGCCCGCGGGTCGCCCGTACTTCCACTCCGCCTCGGGGGAGCGCAAGGCGACCGGTTCGTACTACACGCCGAAGATCGTCGTGGATCACCTCATTGAGCGGTCGGTCGAGCCCGCGCTGAAGGCCCACCTCGACCGGATCAAGACCCTCATGGACGAGGGCAAGGAACGCCAAGCTTCTG from Microbacterium aurum carries:
- a CDS encoding helix-turn-helix domain-containing protein, with the translated sequence MSEPWLSADDIAAHLGVTKETVYVWIADKGMPAHKVGRLWKFQVSEVDEWVRSGGASSEAS